One part of the Aspergillus luchuensis IFO 4308 DNA, chromosome 5, nearly complete sequence genome encodes these proteins:
- a CDS encoding putative short chain dehydrogenase (COG:Q;~EggNog:ENOG410PHZV;~InterPro:IPR002347,IPR036291,IPR020904;~PFAM:PF00106,PF13561,PF08659;~go_function: GO:0016491 - oxidoreductase activity [Evidence IEA];~go_process: GO:0055114 - oxidation-reduction process [Evidence IEA]), with protein sequence MSVSFDTTDVAPAPVPVVQDGPCLGSKSRMPEFSLAGKVVLVSGAARGLGLTQAEALLEAGAKVYALDRLDEPSPEFAIIQERAVQELGTELHYRRIDVRDTELLNTVIETIANTEGRMDGLVAAAGIQQETPALEYTAKDSNTMFEVNVTGVFMTAQAVAKQMIRFGNGGSIALIASMSGTIANRGLICPAYNASKAAVIQLGRNLASEWGQYNIRVNTISPGYIVTAMVEKLFEQFPQRRDEWPKQNMLGRLSAPNEYRGAAVFLLSDASSFMTGSDLRIDGGHAAW encoded by the exons ATGTCTGTTTCCTTCGACACCACTGACGTTGCCCCCGCCCCGGTCCCTGTTGTACAGGATGGCCCATGTCTCGGCTCCAAGTCCAGAATGCCCGAGTTCAGCCTGGCTGGAAAGGTTGTCTTGGTCTCCGGGGCTGCGCGTGGCCTTGGTTTGACCCAAGCTGAAGCCCTTCTGGAAGCGGGTGCCAAAGTCTACGCTCTTGACCGTCTGGATGAGCCT TCCCCCGAATTCGCCATTATCCAGGAGCGTGCTGTGCAAGAGCTGGGTACTGAGCTTCACTACCGTCGCATCGACGTGCGCGACACAGAGCTACTGAACACCGTGATTGAAACCATTGCCAACACTGAAGGCCGAATGGACGGTctggtggcggcggccgGAATCCAACAAGAGACCCCCGCGCTGGAATACACAGCCAAGGATTCCAACACCATGTTTGAGGTGAACGTCACGGGAGTGTTCATGACCGCTCAGGCAGTCGCCAAGCAAATGATTCGCTTCGGAAATGGAGGCAGCATCGCCCTAATTGCGAGCATGAGTGGCACCATTGCCAATCGG GGTCTCATCTGCCCCGCTTACAATGCCAGTAAGGCTGCCGTGATCCAACTTGGCCGTAACCTCGCCTCTGAATGGGGTCAATACAATATCCGcgtcaacaccatctccccTGGATACATTGTCACCGCCATGGTCGAGAAGTTGTTCGAGCAGTTCCCCCAGCGCCGCGACGAGTGGCCCAAGCAGAACATGCTCGGCCGACTGTCCGCTCCTAACGAGTACCGCGGTGCAGcagtcttcctcctcagcgaCGCCAGCAGCTTCATGACTGGTAGCGACCTTCGCATTGACGGTGGTCACGCCGCATGGTGA